ACACAACATACGAATTTTAAAccattgaaaattgaatcagccATTTCTGTATCCCAGATGAATTCATTATTGCTTCAGAGTATTGATTCTTCTCGCTCTCCGGTAAGAATCACATCTCCAAGGTCTTAATTAAGCAACAGGATTCAGTTAAAATTCTGAATTTCTCAGTTCTTTATTGGTAATAGAGGCCAAGACGATCTTCAGCACGTGACCGTGAACTTTTATCTGCAAGGCAAGAGATTGAAAATGCTCGTGCTTCAAGGAAGGTTCCACTGCTTCATGCATCTGTTTATCAGAATATTTCTAAGTTTGAGAGGTAAGTGTTTGACTTGTTATGTTTCTGCAACATGTCCATGTTTATGCTAAGTGCTAAATTGTTGGTGGCTTTATGCAAATTATTTGCAGGAGTTATGAGATGATGGAACAAATACTCAAAGTTTACATATACAAAGAAGGAGTTAAGCCCATATTTCATCAGCCAAAGATGAGAGGAATTTATGCTTCAGAAGGATGGTTTATGAAACTCATGGAAGGAAACAAAAAGTTCGTTGTGAAAGACCCGAGAAGAGCTCATTTGTTTTACTTACCCTTCAGTTCAAATATGCTAAGGAGTGCACTAAATGGACAAGATTTTCAACACGTCAAAGACCTACAGAAATACCTTAAGGATTATGTTGAGTTGATTGCTGGAAAATATAGCTTTTGGAACAGAACCGGAGGAGCTGATCATTTTCTAGTTGCCTGTCATGATTGGGTATGCTAAGGATTATGCTTATATGGTTAAATTTCTGTGGTCGTGTTATTATTGTTATGTAGATTTCGATGGCCAAATTGAAGTATCTTATTTGAACTGACATATGGAATTTCAGGCTATTAAATTGACAAAGAACATCAGAAGTATTAGAGCTCTTTGCAATTCCAATGCTGCCAAAGGCTTCGAAATAGGAAAGGATACCACTTTACCAGTTACGTATATACGTTCTATGGAGGCTCCTTTGGAAAATCTTGGAGGAAAGCCTCCTTCAGAGAGGAACCTTCTGGCCTTCTTTGCAGGGGGGATGCACGGTTATCTTCGACCGATCTTACTACAGTATTGGCAGAATAAAGAATCTGATATGAAAATCTTTGGACCAATGCCTCGTGATGTTGAAGGTAAAAGAAAGTACAGGGAGCATATGAAGAGTAGTAAGTATTGCATATGTGCCAAGGGTTATGAAGTTCATACACCAAGAGTGGTTGAGTCGATTTACTATGAATGCGTGCCGGTTATCATATCAGATAACTACGTGCCACCATTTTTTGAGGTGTTGAATTGGGAAGCTTTTGCGATTTTAGTTCAAGAGAAAGATATCCCTAGTTTGAGGAACATATTGCTCTCCATCCCTGAGGAGAAATATTTGGAGATGCACGCGAGAGTGAAGCTAGTACAGCGGCATTTTCTTTGGCACAAAAGGCCCGTGAAATACGACTTATTTCATATGATCCTTCACTCAGTATGGTACAACAGGGTTTTTCACATAAAAACCAGATAAAAGGTCTTCATTCTTAAAGTTGAGTGAAACAACTTGAGAAGCAAGCCAATGCAGAAAGTGCTGTCATTTCTCAGTCTGTGAGCTTTTGATCTTCTAACCATCTGGTTTGGGCTTTAACTATTGGTGTTGTAATAAGTAGGATGATGGAATGTGTTGTATCTTGAATTCTAACTGATAATTCTTTACCGTGGGTGTATAAATAACAATTTAATGTAAGTCTTTGACTTACGATTTTGATTTCATTGTCTTTTTTCATGAGTTTTACTTGATGAAGTTTGCATAATTTAATTTGCTAATACAGTCTAAACATGGTGCAAGCCAGGTAAAGTTAGGATAATTTAATTTGCTATTACACTCAACTACTGAAGCTAAATGTTTTAAAGAGAGATTATTGGTTCCACTAGCCCATTCTGAGTATTTTATTGTTCAACTGTTAAAAATGacttttcgattttttttttcactctaGTCCTCAATGtttatatttttggttaattttgtttcttccactcttttttaaattaaatttgaccttcaACTTTAAAAAAGTCTAATTTGACCATTAATCTCTTTAACAAAATCaatgttttatttgattttttatttttttataattgttgatattgtatataaaataaatagtatcaCGTCGTTATGAAGTATACATGGACTACCACGGGGTTGTCATACCAGCATTGTTAAAAAAGTTAATGATTAGTCAgcattttttgtttaaaaaagttATTTGATGCTATGAAAGGTTgataatcaaatttagcttaaaaaaattaatgaggaCCAaagtgataaaatatataaacattaaggatTACATTAAACATTATGCCCAAAATTTAATAGGTCAATGTGTTATTTCTAAGAGcctaattttcagtagtgtcagaaacagtggttcaagatcactaaatctgacaagtaagttcaaagatttaataaaataatatatatgagacAAGTATGACAttagaagaatttttgaattagtgaattctATGAACTAAAAGAATTTATTGGGAAAATgggtcaaaaacgaggtatcgagacctcaaatttaTAAACttagccataaatatttttagaaatatttatggagtgttatggagttagtattaaagtttcgtta
The sequence above is drawn from the Gossypium hirsutum isolate 1008001.06 chromosome A05, Gossypium_hirsutum_v2.1, whole genome shotgun sequence genome and encodes:
- the LOC107958741 gene encoding probable glycosyltransferase At3g07620; its protein translation is MGVFALTLRFFHAEVRKLLLIIGLAVSSIILFQCFSFSYGKIFVPSPTSKSSIVKLVSNATTLNDSNMAELFINVVANDTNGSDSEEEARYKHNTLEANTGSDLSSEVNRYLDSSFSKFKDQNSHELKSKPRITQGKSLISGHIASTDDGSTKVMVEIAKNSEKMINGPKPTTDYGDVVPFISAIVAAKGLQNSNLSSGTSSSFLGANLSSPRNAKTSIGTQHTNFKPLKIESAISVSQMNSLLLQSIDSSRSPRPRRSSARDRELLSARQEIENARASRKVPLLHASVYQNISKFERSYEMMEQILKVYIYKEGVKPIFHQPKMRGIYASEGWFMKLMEGNKKFVVKDPRRAHLFYLPFSSNMLRSALNGQDFQHVKDLQKYLKDYVELIAGKYSFWNRTGGADHFLVACHDWAIKLTKNIRSIRALCNSNAAKGFEIGKDTTLPVTYIRSMEAPLENLGGKPPSERNLLAFFAGGMHGYLRPILLQYWQNKESDMKIFGPMPRDVEGKRKYREHMKSSKYCICAKGYEVHTPRVVESIYYECVPVIISDNYVPPFFEVLNWEAFAILVQEKDIPSLRNILLSIPEEKYLEMHARVKLVQRHFLWHKRPVKYDLFHMILHSVWYNRVFHIKTR